The following coding sequences are from one Primulina eburnea isolate SZY01 chromosome 15, ASM2296580v1, whole genome shotgun sequence window:
- the LOC140813530 gene encoding glucan endo-1,3-beta-glucosidase 1-like → MIQETIFNGKSKFFFYFVLLSILLFLLFSEINAQQSKDEPYIGVNIGTDVSNLLSATDLVAFLQSEKITHVRLYDADAEILKALANTKIRVIVSVPNNQLLAIGSSNATAATWIGRNVEAYYPETLITGVAVGDEIFTTVPSSTPLLMPAIESLYSALVAANLHTQIKISTPNSASIIIDPFPPSQAYFNQSLGPVITQLLQFLSRTQSPLMMNLYPYYVFMQNKGVVPLDNSLFKPLTPSEEMVDPNTLLHYTNVFDAMLDSVYFSMKNINVTDVVVLVSETGWPSRGDSKEPYATIDNADMYNSNLIKHVIDRSGTPLHPEISSSVYIYELFNEDLRSPPVSEASWGLFYANATPVYLLHVSGSGTFLANDTTNQTFCIATDGLDVKTLQTALDWSCGRGRANCSEIQPGESCYQPNNVRNHASYAFDSYYQKEGKSPGSCDFKGAATITTTDPSHGNCIFPGSKMISNKTSQVVNSTQASSGNAVRFIGFHFKILHLIWGFTSCLFYYSFVS, encoded by the exons ATGATTCAAGAAACCATTTTTAATGGAAAATCTAAGTTCTTCTTCTACTTCGTTCTTCTGAGCATTCTACTTTTTCTACTTTTCTCAG AAATTAATGCGCAGCAAAGCAAAGATGAGCCATACATAGGAGTTAACATCGGCACAGATGTGTCAAATTTGCTATCGGCTACAGATTTAGTGGCATTTTTACAGTCGGAAAAGATTACTCATGTCAGGCTCTATGATGCCGACGCCGAAATCCTCAAGGCGCTTGCTAATACAAAGATTAGGGTCATTGTCAGTGTGCCCAATAACCAGCTTCTTGCCATTGGCTCCTCCAACGCCACTGCCGCCACCTGGATTGGCCGCAATGTAGAAGCGTACTACCCTGAAACTCTGATCACCGGCGTGGCAGTTGGGGATGAAATCTTCACAACCGTTCCTAGTTCAACACCTTTGCTCATGCCAGCAATTGAGTCACTCTACAGTGCTCTTGTGGCTGCAAATCTGCATACCCAAATCAAGATTTCAACTCCCAATTCTGCTTCCATAATTATTGACCCCTTCCCACCTTCCCAGGCCTATTTTAATCAGAGCTTGGGCCCTGTTATTACCCAGTTGTTGCAGTTCTTGTCCAGGACACAGTCACCTTTGATGATGAATTTGTATCCTTACTACGTGTTTATGCAGAATAAAGGGGTTGTTCCGTTAGACAATTCCCTTTTCAAGCCATTAACACCCTCCGAAGAAATGGTTGATCCTAACACATTGCTGCACTACACCAATGTGTTTGATGCCATGCTGGATTCTGTGTATTTTTCTATGAAGAATATCAATGTTACTGATGTGGTCGTTCTTGTTTCCGAGACTGGGTGGCCTTCGAGGGGAGACTCAAAGGAGCCTTATGCTACAATTGATAATGCGGATATgtataattcaaatttgattaagCATGTTATAGACCGTAGTGGGACGCCTTTGCACCCCGAAATTTCTTCTAGTGTGTACATATACGAACTGTTCAACGAGGACTTGAGGTCACCCCCGGTATCTGAGGCCAGTTGGGGGTTGTTTTACGCGAATGCAACGCCGGTTTACTTGCTTCATGTGTCGGGAAGTGGCACATTTTTGGCTAATGACACAACAAATCAAACTTTTTGTATTGCCACTGATGGTTTGGATGTAAAGACCTTGCAAACGGCTTTAGATTGGTCCTGTGGACGGGGGAGGGCGAATTGCTCGGAAATCCAACCAGGGGAGAGTTGTTACCAGCCTAATAACGTTAGGAACCATGCTTCATATGCATTTGATAGCTATTATCAAAAGGAAGGGAAGTCCCCTGGATCTTGTGATTTCAAGGGTGCTGCCACGATCACAACTACTGATCCTA GTCACGGGAATTGTATATTTCCTGGAAG CAAAATGATAAGCAACAAGACTAGCCAGGTTGTGAACTCAACACAAGCAAGCAGTGGTAATGCAGTGAGATTTATTGGCTTTCATTTCAAGATTTTGCATCTGATTTGGGGCTTCACTTCTTGCCTGTTTTATTATTCCTTCGTTTCATGA
- the LOC140813531 gene encoding arogenate dehydratase/prephenate dehydratase 1, chloroplastic-like isoform X2 — protein sequence MALKAAPIVCGCNSKKSTTCPQIGVLYSLHMQSTFLNSRSQRKWECLSHRAITPVEGEIPSTPAAVEGATEVSLAVGFHHDFNYLPKPLSASKAISSSSHGSKVRVAYQGIPGAYSEAAALKAYPKCETVPCDQFEAAFTAVELWLVDKAVLPIENSVGGSIHRNYDLLLRHRLHIVGEVRLVVNHSLLGLPGVRKEELKCVLSHPQALDQCEMYLNKLGVTRVSTDDTAGAAQIIASEGFRETGAIASSRAAEIYGLNVLSERIQDHSDNITRFLILAREPTIPGTDRPYKTSIVFTLDEGPGVLFKALTVFALRGIDLSKIESRPQKRRPLRVVDDSNRGSATYFDYLFYIDFEASMAEPRAQYALGHLQEFARFLRVLGCYPVDIDP from the exons ATGGCTTTAAAGGCTGCGCCGATTGTTTGTGGTTGTAATAGCAAGAAGTCCACCACGTGTCCTCAAATAGGCGTTTTGTATTCCTTGCATATGCAGTCTACTTTCTTGAATTCGAGGAGTCAGAGGAAATGGGAATGTTTGTCTCACAGGGCAATCACCCCCGTGGAAGGTGAGATTCCCTCAACTCCTGCGGCTGTTGAAGGGGCCACTGAAGTTTCCCTCGCTGTGGGATTTCACCATGATTTCAATTATCTTCCAA AACCTTTGTCTGCTAGTAAAGCTATTTCTTCTTCTAGTCATGGATCAAAAGTTCGTGTTGCATATCAG GGGATTCCAGGAGCATACAGTGAAGCTGCTGCATTAAAAGCATATCCGAAGTGCGAGACTGTTCCTTGCGACCAATTTGAGGCTGCATTCACG GCAGTTGAACTGTGGTTGGTTGACAAAGCAGTTCTTCCTATTGAGAATTCTGTTGGTGGTAGCATCCATCGGAACTATGACTTGTTGCTTCGGCATCGGCTTCACATTGTCGGGGAAGTTCGGTTAGTTGTCAATCACTCCCTTCTAGGCTTGCCTGGGGTCAGAAAGGAGGAGCTAAAGTGCGTCTTGAGTCATCCACAG GCCCTTGATCAGTGTGAGATGTATCTGAACAAGTTGGGTGTAACCAGAGTTAGCACAGATGATACCGCCGGTGCTGCTCAG ATTATAGCGTCCGAAGGTTTTAGAGAGACTGGAGCTATTGCAAGTTCTCGAGCCGCAGAAATCTATGGACTGAATGTTCTTTCTGAAAGAATACAG GATCATTCAGACAACATTACTCGTTTTCTAATACTTGCAAGGGAACCTACAATCCCTGGAACAGATCGACCTTATAAG ACTAGCATTGTCTTTACTCTGGACGAAGGACCTGGAGTTCTATTCAAAGCCTTAACAGTCTTTGCTTTGAGGGGTATTGATTTGTCAAAG ATTGAGAGCCGGCCACAGAAAAGACGGCCTTTGAGGGTCGTTGATGACTCTAACAGGGGGAGTGCCAC ATACTTTGACTACCTCTTTTACATTGATTTTGAAGCTTCAATGGCTGAACCTCGCGCCCAGTACGCACTTGGCCATCTTCAG GAGTTTGCAAGGTTTCTTCGAGTTCTTGGCTGTTATCCGGTAGATATAGATCCATGA
- the LOC140813531 gene encoding arogenate dehydratase/prephenate dehydratase 1, chloroplastic-like isoform X3 yields the protein MTIWVILFLCTHYMKYVSNAEPLSASKAISSSSHGSKVRVAYQGIPGAYSEAAALKAYPKCETVPCDQFEAAFTAVELWLVDKAVLPIENSVGGSIHRNYDLLLRHRLHIVGEVRLVVNHSLLGLPGVRKEELKCVLSHPQMLFQALDQCEMYLNKLGVTRVSTDDTAGAAQIIASEGFRETGAIASSRAAEIYGLNVLSERIQDHSDNITRFLILAREPTIPGTDRPYKTSIVFTLDEGPGVLFKALTVFALRGIDLSKIESRPQKRRPLRVVDDSNRGSATYFDYLFYIDFEASMAEPRAQYALGHLQEFARFLRVLGCYPVDIDP from the exons ATGACCATTTGGGTTATACTGTTTCTTTGCACGCACTATATGAAGTATGTTTCAAATGCAGAACCTTTGTCTGCTAGTAAAGCTATTTCTTCTTCTAGTCATGGATCAAAAGTTCGTGTTGCATATCAG GGGATTCCAGGAGCATACAGTGAAGCTGCTGCATTAAAAGCATATCCGAAGTGCGAGACTGTTCCTTGCGACCAATTTGAGGCTGCATTCACG GCAGTTGAACTGTGGTTGGTTGACAAAGCAGTTCTTCCTATTGAGAATTCTGTTGGTGGTAGCATCCATCGGAACTATGACTTGTTGCTTCGGCATCGGCTTCACATTGTCGGGGAAGTTCGGTTAGTTGTCAATCACTCCCTTCTAGGCTTGCCTGGGGTCAGAAAGGAGGAGCTAAAGTGCGTCTTGAGTCATCCACAG ATGTTGTTTCAGGCCCTTGATCAGTGTGAGATGTATCTGAACAAGTTGGGTGTAACCAGAGTTAGCACAGATGATACCGCCGGTGCTGCTCAG ATTATAGCGTCCGAAGGTTTTAGAGAGACTGGAGCTATTGCAAGTTCTCGAGCCGCAGAAATCTATGGACTGAATGTTCTTTCTGAAAGAATACAG GATCATTCAGACAACATTACTCGTTTTCTAATACTTGCAAGGGAACCTACAATCCCTGGAACAGATCGACCTTATAAG ACTAGCATTGTCTTTACTCTGGACGAAGGACCTGGAGTTCTATTCAAAGCCTTAACAGTCTTTGCTTTGAGGGGTATTGATTTGTCAAAG ATTGAGAGCCGGCCACAGAAAAGACGGCCTTTGAGGGTCGTTGATGACTCTAACAGGGGGAGTGCCAC ATACTTTGACTACCTCTTTTACATTGATTTTGAAGCTTCAATGGCTGAACCTCGCGCCCAGTACGCACTTGGCCATCTTCAG GAGTTTGCAAGGTTTCTTCGAGTTCTTGGCTGTTATCCGGTAGATATAGATCCATGA
- the LOC140813531 gene encoding arogenate dehydratase/prephenate dehydratase 1, chloroplastic-like isoform X1, protein MALKAAPIVCGCNSKKSTTCPQIGVLYSLHMQSTFLNSRSQRKWECLSHRAITPVEGEIPSTPAAVEGATEVSLAVGFHHDFNYLPKPLSASKAISSSSHGSKVRVAYQGIPGAYSEAAALKAYPKCETVPCDQFEAAFTAVELWLVDKAVLPIENSVGGSIHRNYDLLLRHRLHIVGEVRLVVNHSLLGLPGVRKEELKCVLSHPQMLFQALDQCEMYLNKLGVTRVSTDDTAGAAQIIASEGFRETGAIASSRAAEIYGLNVLSERIQDHSDNITRFLILAREPTIPGTDRPYKTSIVFTLDEGPGVLFKALTVFALRGIDLSKIESRPQKRRPLRVVDDSNRGSATYFDYLFYIDFEASMAEPRAQYALGHLQEFARFLRVLGCYPVDIDP, encoded by the exons ATGGCTTTAAAGGCTGCGCCGATTGTTTGTGGTTGTAATAGCAAGAAGTCCACCACGTGTCCTCAAATAGGCGTTTTGTATTCCTTGCATATGCAGTCTACTTTCTTGAATTCGAGGAGTCAGAGGAAATGGGAATGTTTGTCTCACAGGGCAATCACCCCCGTGGAAGGTGAGATTCCCTCAACTCCTGCGGCTGTTGAAGGGGCCACTGAAGTTTCCCTCGCTGTGGGATTTCACCATGATTTCAATTATCTTCCAA AACCTTTGTCTGCTAGTAAAGCTATTTCTTCTTCTAGTCATGGATCAAAAGTTCGTGTTGCATATCAG GGGATTCCAGGAGCATACAGTGAAGCTGCTGCATTAAAAGCATATCCGAAGTGCGAGACTGTTCCTTGCGACCAATTTGAGGCTGCATTCACG GCAGTTGAACTGTGGTTGGTTGACAAAGCAGTTCTTCCTATTGAGAATTCTGTTGGTGGTAGCATCCATCGGAACTATGACTTGTTGCTTCGGCATCGGCTTCACATTGTCGGGGAAGTTCGGTTAGTTGTCAATCACTCCCTTCTAGGCTTGCCTGGGGTCAGAAAGGAGGAGCTAAAGTGCGTCTTGAGTCATCCACAG ATGTTGTTTCAGGCCCTTGATCAGTGTGAGATGTATCTGAACAAGTTGGGTGTAACCAGAGTTAGCACAGATGATACCGCCGGTGCTGCTCAG ATTATAGCGTCCGAAGGTTTTAGAGAGACTGGAGCTATTGCAAGTTCTCGAGCCGCAGAAATCTATGGACTGAATGTTCTTTCTGAAAGAATACAG GATCATTCAGACAACATTACTCGTTTTCTAATACTTGCAAGGGAACCTACAATCCCTGGAACAGATCGACCTTATAAG ACTAGCATTGTCTTTACTCTGGACGAAGGACCTGGAGTTCTATTCAAAGCCTTAACAGTCTTTGCTTTGAGGGGTATTGATTTGTCAAAG ATTGAGAGCCGGCCACAGAAAAGACGGCCTTTGAGGGTCGTTGATGACTCTAACAGGGGGAGTGCCAC ATACTTTGACTACCTCTTTTACATTGATTTTGAAGCTTCAATGGCTGAACCTCGCGCCCAGTACGCACTTGGCCATCTTCAG GAGTTTGCAAGGTTTCTTCGAGTTCTTGGCTGTTATCCGGTAGATATAGATCCATGA
- the LOC140814230 gene encoding uncharacterized protein, translating into MADLYGGRKPLFKDEDLQEEEVWPLVKAREDSNSKPRKNHFSGSSSSNAWRSAAPRAIRRADDGGSSTAWTEPQQSSAPVDIPDWSKISKRISNKNLWDDASGAHDNDNDDDYMEWKNRHDLVFDADNYDDDDEEGNEMVPPHEYLARRLASTQIASFSMCEGVGRTLKGRDLSKLRNAILTKTGFLE; encoded by the coding sequence ATGGCAGACTTGTATGGTGGTAGAAAGCCATTATTTAAAGATGAAGACCTTCAAGAAGAGGAGGTGTGGCCTCTGGTGAAAGCAAGAGAAGATTCGAACTCAAAACCCCGAAAGAACCATTTTTCCGGTTCTTCATCATCAAATGCATGGCGCAGCGCCGCTCCGCGGGCCATCAGAAGGGCCGACGACGGCGGATCCTCTACAGCGTGGACGGAGCCTCAGCAGTCATCGGCTCCTGTGGACATTCCGGACTGGTCCAAGATTTCGAAGAGAATCTCTAACAAGAACTTGTGGGATGATGCATCTGGTGCACATGACAATGATAACGATGACGATTATATGGAATGGAAGAACCGCCATGATTTAGTTTTTGATGCAGATAattatgatgatgatgatgaagagggTAATGAAATGGTCCCACCACATGAATATTTGGCAAGAAGGCTTGCTAGTACTCAGATTGCTTCGTTCTCCATGTGTGAAGGTGTTGGAAGAACTCTCAAAGGAAGAGATCTCAGCAAATTAAGGAATGCCATTTTAACCAAAACTGGATTTCTGGAATGA
- the LOC140814530 gene encoding starch synthase 3, chloroplastic/amyloplastic-like isoform X2, with product MYIFTYFYLYVTQIYAGADFILVPSIFEPCGLTQLTAMRYGSIPIVRKTGGLYDTVFDADHDKERAQGHGLEPNGFNFDGADAAGVDYARNRAISAWYDGREWLNSLCKRVMDQDWSWNRPALDYLELYHASRK from the exons ATGTACATTTTCACCTACTTTTATTTGTATGTTACCCAGATATATGCTGGTGCTGATTTCATTTTGGTCCCTTCAATATTCGAACCATGTGGACTTACTCAACTCACAGCCATGAGATACGGGTCAATTCCTATTGTTCGTAAAACTGGTG GACTCTATGATACTGTTTTTGATGCCGACCATGACAAAGAAAGAGCACAAGGTCATGGTCTTGAACCGAATGGATTTAATTTTGATGGTGCAGATGCCGCCGGTGTTGATTATGCTCGTAATAG AGCAATATCTGCTTGGTACGATGGTAGAGAGTGGCTAAATTCTTTATGCAAGCGAGTCATGGATCAAGACTGGTCTTGGAATCGTCCTGCTCTAGATTATCTGGAGCTCTACCATGCTTCTCGGAAATGA
- the LOC140814530 gene encoding starch synthase 3, chloroplastic/amyloplastic-like isoform X3 yields MRYGSIPIVRKTGGLYDTVFDADHDKERAQGHGLEPNGFNFDGADAAGVDYARNRAISAWYDGREWLNSLCKRVMDQDWSWNRPALDYLELYHASRK; encoded by the exons ATGAGATACGGGTCAATTCCTATTGTTCGTAAAACTGGTG GACTCTATGATACTGTTTTTGATGCCGACCATGACAAAGAAAGAGCACAAGGTCATGGTCTTGAACCGAATGGATTTAATTTTGATGGTGCAGATGCCGCCGGTGTTGATTATGCTCGTAATAG AGCAATATCTGCTTGGTACGATGGTAGAGAGTGGCTAAATTCTTTATGCAAGCGAGTCATGGATCAAGACTGGTCTTGGAATCGTCCTGCTCTAGATTATCTGGAGCTCTACCATGCTTCTCGGAAATGA
- the LOC140814530 gene encoding uncharacterized protein isoform X1, translating to MEPKTPKDLPRARSVYMQEKETSTGDNDVPEFVRVVGGKQRYAKLGEVLWHESIETGESREGQSIHMVGKNASDETGSRINENKAIFHTAQQAEITRIIDDISLSQLVKPKSVKEDNILISDDGKIKDPFLALKLEREEIYGKRK from the exons ATGGAGCCAAAGACGCCGAAAGATTTACCAAGAGCGAGGTCAGTCTATATGCAG GAAAAGGAGACATCAACTGGGgataatgatgttcctgaatTTGTAAGAGTTGTTGGAGGAAAACAGAGATATGCTAAACTTGGTGAAGTTTTATGGCACGAGAGTATCGAGACAGGGGAATCCAGAGAAGGACAGTCAATACATATGGTTGGAAAGAATGCTTCAGATGAAACAGGTTCAAGAATAAATGAAAACAAAGCTATTTTTCACACTGCGCAGCAGGCTGAAATTACAAGAATTATTGATGATATTAGCTTAAGTCAGCTTGTAAAGCCTAAGTCCGTTAAGGAAGATAACATTTTAATCAGTGATGATGGAAAGATAAAAGATCCTTTTCTAGCACTAAAGTTGGAGAGGGAAGAAATTTACGGAAAGAGGAAATAA
- the LOC140813945 gene encoding protein S40-5-like has product MAKGRKSTTSRSERYLGSFGSNNGQETLNGAAELGEDEVWSLVDNTANGDDHSPKREWNSGASTDSNGTFSIYSSHRPPPPVSHHHHRQVGGLSLAFDDSNTSSSPRIVHQVIRGQDMESPRGRHVAASAPVNVPDWSKIYRVDSVESLHEWEDDFNDNDLEVVPPHEYLAREYRRSRKAAANSVFEGAGRTLKGRDLSRVRDAVWSQTGFDG; this is encoded by the coding sequence ATGGCAAAGGGCCGGAAATCAACCACCAGTCGCAGCGAAAGGTATTTAGGAAGTTTTGGTTCGAATAACGGCCAAGAAACGTTAAATGGTGCGGCGGAGCTGGgggaagacgaagtctggtcTTTGGTGGATAACACGGCCAACGGGGATGATCACTCTCCCAAACGAGAGTGGAACTCAGGTGCCTCCACGGACAGCAACGGGACCTTCAGCATATACAGTAGCCATCGCCCACCTCCACCCGTCTCACACCACCATCACCGCCAGGTCGGTGGTTTGTCACTGGCTTTCGATGATTCCAACACCTCGTCGTCGCCGAGGATTGTCCACCAAGTAATCCGCGGTCAAGACATGGAATCTCCACGTGGCCGCCATGTAGCAGCGTCGGCACCAGTGAACGTACCTGATTGGTCCAAGATTTACCGGGTTGACTCAGTCGAGTCACTGCATGAATGGGAAGACGATTTCAACGACAATGATCTGGAGGTTGTTCCGCCGCATGAGTATCTGGCGCGTGAGTACAGACGCAGCCGGAAAGCTGCAGCCAATTCAGTCTTCGAGGGCGCGGGGCGAACCCTTAAGGGTCGGGACCTTAGCCGGGTCAGGGATGCAGTGTGGAGTCAGACCGGGTTCGATGGGTGA